A region of Lycium barbarum isolate Lr01 chromosome 1, ASM1917538v2, whole genome shotgun sequence DNA encodes the following proteins:
- the LOC132635573 gene encoding delta(12)-fatty-acid desaturase FAD2-like: protein MGAGGRMSAPSEGKKSECDVLQRVPHSKPPFTVGEIKKAIPPHCFKRSVLHSFSYVFYDLTIAFLLYYAATNYFHLLPYNLCYVAWPLYWICQGCNLTGVWVIAHECGHHAFSDYQWLDDTVGLVLHSSLLVPYFSWKYSHRRHHSNTGSLDRDEVFVPKLKSGMKWFSTYLNNPPGRILVLVVQLTLGWPLYLMFNVSGRPYDRFACHFDPNSPIYTDRERLQIFVSDAGIFAVLYGLYSLVAAKGLAWVACFYGCPLLIVNGFLVLITYLQHTHPSLPHYDSSEWDWLRGALATVDRDYGILNKVFHNITDTHVAHHLFSTMPHYHAMEATKAIKPILGEYYQFDGTSVWKAMYREAKECVYVERDEGDQNKGVFWYKNKLH, encoded by the coding sequence ATGGGTGCAGGAGGTCGAATGTCGGCTCCCTCTGAGGGCAAGAAGTCCGAGTGTGATGTCCTCCAAAGAGTTCCCCATTCAAAACCACCCTTCACAGTCGGTGAGATCAAGAAAGCCATCCCACCCCATTGTTTCAAGCGATCTGTCCTACACTCTTTCTCCTACGTCTTTTATGACCTCACAATAGCCTTTCTCCTCTACTATGCTGCAACCAACTATTTCCATCTCCTGCCTTACAATCTCTGCTACGTAGCCTGGCCGCTTTACTGGATCTGCCAGGGATGTAATCTAACAGGAGTTTGGGTCATAGCCCACGAATGCGGTCACCATGCCTTCAGTGACTATCAATGGCTTGATGACACTGTTGGCCTTGTCCTACACTCTTCTCTCCTTGTCCCCTATTTCTCTTGGAAATATAGTCATCGTCGCCACCATTCCAATACTGGTTCATTGGATCGTGATGAAGTATTTGTACCAAAATTGAAGTCGGGTATGAAATGGTTCTCCACTTATCTCAACAACCCACCAGGCAGAATCCTTGTACTTGTTGTCCAGCTCACTCTAGGCTGGCCTCTATACCTCATGTTTAATGTTTCAGGGAGACCCTATGACCGGTTTGCTTGCCACTTTGATCCCAATAGCCCTATCTACACAGATCGTGAGCGCCTTCAGATCTTCGTATCAGATGCTGGTATATTTGCTGTACTCTATGGACTTTACAGCCTTGTGGCAGCAAAAGGACTTGCTTGGGTTGCCTGTTTTTATGGATGTCCATTGCTCATTGTCAACGGATTCCTCGTATTGATCACATATTTGCAGCACACACACCCTTCATTGCCTCATTATGACTCCTCCGAATGGGACTGGTTGAGGGGTGCTCTTGCCACTGTTGACAGAGACTACGGCATTCTCAACAAGGTATTCCATAACATTACGGACACTCATGTGGCACACCATCTCTTCTCAACCATGCCACACTATCACGCAATGGAGGCTACAAAGGCTATAAAACCAATATTAGGCGAGTACTATCAATTTGATGGGACGTCGGTTTGGAAGGCCATGTATAGAGAAGCAAAAGAATGTGTTTACGTTGAGCGAGATGAAGGTGACCAGAACAAGGGAGTCTTTTGGTATAAAAACAAGCTTCATTAG